In one Pseudomonas sp. SCA2728.1_7 genomic region, the following are encoded:
- the codB gene encoding cytosine permease — protein sequence MTQNDPGNDYPLSEVPMHARKGLASTAMVLLGFTFFTATMFAGGKLGVAFSFGEMMAVIIVGNLLLGLYAAGLGYIAFKSGLNSVLMGRFCFGEVGSKLSDLILGFTQIGWYAWGTATAAVVLGKYFDLDEGTVLGLMVLFGLMFCATAYVGYRGLEILSYIAVPAMMLLLMLSMWVATVKVGGFEGLLSVVPSGSLDWSTAITLVFGTFVSGATQATNWTRFSRSARVAVLASLIGFFIGNGLMVLIGAYGAIVYQQPDVVEVLLLQGFAMAAMAMLLLNIWSTQDNTIYNFAVAGCNLLRTDRRKTVTLAGAVIGTLLALLGMYDMLVPYLILLGTVIPPIGGVIMADFFYRWRGHYPRLADARLPAFNWPGLGAYAVGTVAAFNSPWVAPLVGIAAAALTYVIVTGVLGARSATAPLQDL from the coding sequence ATGACGCAGAACGATCCCGGCAACGATTACCCCCTCAGCGAAGTCCCCATGCACGCGCGCAAAGGCCTCGCCTCCACGGCCATGGTGTTACTGGGCTTCACGTTTTTCACCGCGACCATGTTTGCCGGCGGCAAGCTCGGCGTGGCGTTCAGTTTTGGCGAGATGATGGCGGTGATCATCGTCGGCAATCTGCTGCTGGGTCTGTATGCGGCGGGCCTGGGCTACATCGCTTTCAAGAGCGGCCTCAACTCGGTACTGATGGGGCGTTTCTGTTTCGGCGAAGTCGGCAGCAAGCTCAGCGACCTGATCCTTGGTTTCACCCAGATCGGCTGGTACGCCTGGGGCACGGCGACGGCTGCGGTGGTGCTCGGTAAATATTTCGATCTCGATGAAGGCACGGTGCTCGGGCTGATGGTGTTGTTCGGCCTGATGTTCTGTGCCACGGCGTACGTCGGTTATCGCGGACTGGAGATTCTGTCGTACATCGCGGTGCCGGCGATGATGTTGCTGCTGATGCTGTCGATGTGGGTGGCGACGGTGAAAGTCGGTGGGTTCGAAGGCTTGCTCAGCGTGGTACCGAGCGGTTCGTTGGACTGGTCGACCGCGATCACACTGGTGTTCGGTACCTTCGTCAGTGGCGCCACTCAGGCGACCAACTGGACACGTTTTTCACGTTCGGCGCGGGTCGCGGTACTGGCCAGCCTGATCGGATTTTTCATCGGCAATGGCCTGATGGTATTGATCGGCGCGTACGGCGCCATCGTCTATCAGCAACCGGACGTGGTTGAAGTGCTGCTGTTGCAAGGTTTCGCCATGGCCGCGATGGCCATGCTGTTGCTGAACATCTGGAGCACCCAGGACAACACCATCTACAACTTCGCCGTCGCTGGTTGCAACCTGCTGCGCACCGACCGACGCAAAACCGTGACCCTCGCCGGCGCAGTGATCGGCACCCTGCTCGCCTTGCTCGGTATGTACGACATGCTGGTGCCGTACCTGATTCTGCTCGGCACGGTGATTCCGCCGATCGGCGGAGTGATCATGGCCGACTTTTTCTACCGCTGGCGCGGGCACTATCCGCGTCTGGCCGACGCACGGTTGCCGGCGTTCAACTGGCCGGGACTCGGGGCCTATGCGGTCGGCACCGTCGCCGCGTTCAACTCGCCGTGGGTTGCGCCGCTGGTAGGGATCGCCGCTGCCGCGCTAACGTATGTCATCGTTACCGGCGTGCTCGGCGCTCGCAGCGCGACCGCGCCACTACAAGACCTATAA
- a CDS encoding alpha/beta hydrolase, with protein sequence MTDWLLDQVFDFNGRQVRYAVRGDGPPLVFVHGTPFSSYVWHRIAPHFFTTHRVYYFDLLGYGRSEQPDSDVSLGVQNQLLAQLLDHWNIQNPDVVAHDFGGATVLRAHLLNGKDYRSLTLIDPVALTPWGSPFVQHVRQHEAAFSGLPDYIQRAIVPTYIRGAIHRDIPDDELAPYVQPWLGDPGQAAFYRQIAQMDERYTREAEPLYPTIRCPVQILWGEDDQWIPIERGRALHQMIPGSQFQPIANAGHLVQEDAPEAIVAALLRFL encoded by the coding sequence ATGACGGACTGGCTGCTGGATCAGGTCTTTGACTTCAACGGCCGACAGGTTCGCTACGCCGTGCGCGGCGATGGGCCGCCGCTGGTGTTCGTGCATGGCACGCCGTTTTCGTCGTACGTGTGGCACCGGATTGCACCGCACTTTTTCACGACTCATCGCGTGTATTACTTCGATCTGCTGGGCTACGGGCGCTCCGAGCAGCCCGACTCCGATGTTTCCCTCGGTGTGCAAAATCAACTCTTGGCGCAGTTACTCGACCATTGGAATATTCAAAACCCCGACGTCGTCGCTCACGACTTTGGCGGCGCCACTGTGCTGCGAGCGCATCTGCTCAACGGCAAGGATTATCGCAGCCTGACGCTGATCGATCCGGTGGCGCTGACGCCGTGGGGTTCGCCGTTCGTGCAGCATGTTCGTCAGCATGAAGCGGCCTTCAGCGGCCTGCCCGACTACATCCAGCGCGCCATCGTGCCGACCTATATTCGCGGGGCGATTCACCGGGATATTCCTGACGACGAACTCGCTCCCTATGTACAACCGTGGCTCGGCGATCCGGGGCAAGCGGCGTTCTATCGGCAGATTGCGCAGATGGACGAACGCTACACCCGCGAGGCCGAACCGCTGTACCCGACAATTCGCTGCCCGGTGCAGATTCTCTGGGGCGAAGACGATCAGTGGATTCCCATCGAGCGTGGCCGAGCGTTACATCAAATGATCCCGGGATCACAATTCCAGCCGATTGCCAACGCCGGCCATCTCGTCCAGGAAGACGCCCCCGAAGCCATCGTCGCCGCCCTGCTGCGCTTCCTCTGA
- a CDS encoding patatin-like phospholipase family protein encodes MTAIHIKFPALTLKAGPRAMARIRAQGLNAADVGTLPGAAGGPKALGIQGLDLALFGEWLPSAPRERSLIGASVGSWRFASACLPDAAEGIRRLGHLYAEQNFNKGVTMAEISQSSQRMLNDLLDGRDASILDNAHYRLNIMVVKSQGRLADDHRGRLGLALGSVIADNLRGRARLSRHFERLIIHDPRLAPPVNALNDFPSRFVALNASNLRQALLASGSIPMVMEGVRDLPGAGAGTFRDGGLLDYHLDLPYSGDGIVLYPHFTDRVIPGWFDKTLPWRKASVERLQDVLLLAPSKEYLARLPYGKLPDRNDFKRFMGDAPSRQKYWHAAMDESRRLGDEFLELTANGRLAERLLTL; translated from the coding sequence ATGACCGCCATCCACATCAAATTCCCCGCCCTCACCCTCAAGGCCGGCCCACGCGCCATGGCGCGCATTCGTGCCCAGGGCTTGAACGCCGCCGACGTCGGCACCCTGCCCGGCGCTGCCGGTGGGCCGAAGGCGTTGGGGATTCAGGGGCTGGATCTGGCGTTGTTCGGCGAGTGGCTGCCGAGCGCACCGCGTGAACGCTCGCTGATTGGCGCCTCGGTCGGTTCCTGGCGCTTCGCCAGTGCCTGTCTGCCGGACGCCGCCGAAGGCATCCGTCGTCTCGGCCATCTGTACGCCGAGCAGAATTTCAACAAAGGCGTGACCATGGCCGAGATCAGTCAGAGCTCGCAACGCATGCTCAACGACCTGCTCGATGGCCGCGACGCGAGCATCCTCGACAACGCCCATTACCGCTTGAACATCATGGTGGTGAAAAGTCAGGGACGTCTGGCCGATGATCATCGCGGTCGCCTCGGTCTGGCGCTGGGCTCGGTGATCGCCGACAACCTGCGCGGTCGTGCACGGCTGTCGCGGCACTTCGAACGACTGATCATCCACGACCCGCGCCTCGCCCCACCGGTGAATGCGCTGAACGATTTTCCGTCACGCTTCGTCGCCCTGAATGCCAGCAACCTGCGTCAGGCCTTGTTGGCGTCGGGGTCGATTCCGATGGTCATGGAAGGCGTGCGCGACTTGCCGGGTGCTGGCGCCGGCACTTTCCGCGACGGTGGTCTGCTCGACTATCACCTCGACCTGCCCTACAGCGGCGACGGCATCGTGCTCTATCCACACTTCACCGACCGGGTGATTCCCGGCTGGTTCGACAAGACCCTGCCATGGCGCAAGGCCTCAGTGGAACGCTTGCAGGACGTGCTGCTGCTCGCGCCGTCGAAGGAATATCTGGCGCGCCTGCCCTACGGCAAACTGCCCGACCGCAACGACTTCAAACGCTTCATGGGTGATGCGCCGAGCCGGCAGAAATACTGGCACGCGGCGATGGACGAGAGCCGCCGCCTCGGCGATGAATTCCTCGAACTGACTGCCAATGGTCGCCTCGCCGAGCGCTTGCTGACCCTTTAG
- the queD gene encoding 6-carboxytetrahydropterin synthase QueD: MEIFKEFTFESAHRLPHVPDGHKCGRLHGHSFKVALHLSGDLDPHTGWIRDFSEIKAIFKPLYERLDHNYLNDIPGLENPTSEVLAKFIWNEMKPLLPELSAIRIHETCTSGCIYRGE; the protein is encoded by the coding sequence GTGGAAATCTTCAAGGAATTTACTTTCGAATCCGCCCACCGCCTGCCGCACGTCCCGGACGGCCACAAGTGCGGGCGTCTGCACGGTCACTCGTTCAAAGTGGCGCTTCACCTCAGCGGCGACCTCGATCCGCATACCGGCTGGATCCGCGATTTCTCCGAGATCAAAGCGATCTTCAAGCCGCTGTACGAGCGTCTCGATCACAACTATTTGAACGACATTCCCGGTCTGGAAAACCCGACCAGCGAAGTGCTGGCCAAATTCATCTGGAATGAAATGAAGCCGTTGCTGCCGGAACTGAGCGCGATCCGTATTCACGAGACGTGCACCAGCGGTTGCATCTATCGCGGTGAATAA